The Mesotoga sp. Brook.08.105.5.1 genome segment ATATTGTGAATCCCTTCTTCTCCCAAATAGTAAAGGGAGCCGAAGATTATCTGCGCGTGAAGGGGTATTTCATTTTTCTTGTCAGTTCATCAGGTGATCCTCTAAAGGAGGAAGAACTTCTAAAGGCACTGTATTCAAGGAATATCGAGGGAATTGGCGCAATACTCCTTGGAGAGCTTCCCGAGTCTATTAAGGCCATTTCATCTCACCTACCGATCGTGATTATCGATAACTATCAAGATTGGGAAGGGGTCTCTTATGTCTTTTCAGACAATTACGACGGAATGAGAAAGATGATGGATTATCTTATCAGAGCTGGTAACAAAAGCTTCGCTTTTTTAAGTGGTCCCGTAAATACCTTCTCCTCCAGAGAGAGGTTGAGGGCATTTGAAGATGCTATCTCAGAAGAAAATAGTGATTGCGAGATACATTTTGGAGACTATACCTTTGAGAGTGGTAGAGAGATGTTGAGAAGACTCAAGAGAATACCCAATGCCATAGTATGCGGCAACGATATGATAGCATTCGGAGCGATGATGGAGTTGGCTGAAATGAAATATGATGTGCCTAAAACCGTTTCGGTTACTGGATTTGATGACATACTCTTCTCAAGGATGACCAACCCAAGGTTGACAACCGTTCGGCAGGATGGATACGCTATGGGTAAGGCGGCCGGTGAGATGCTTCTGAGAAAGATCAGCGGTCAAAAGACTAGCAGCAAGGTCCTTCTGAAGACCTCGCTTCAAATCAGGGAGAGTAGCAATGGATGAGTTCATTCTCAAGATGGAGGGTATCTCCAAGAGCTTTCCCGGTGTAAAGGCGCTGGATAGCGTCAGTTTCGATCTGAAGAGAGGAGAGATTCTTGCTCTGATAGGCGAAAACGGTGCCGGCAAATCAACTCTCATGAAGATTCTGAGTGGTGTTTACAGACAGAATGAAGGGAAGATAATTCTCGAGGGCAATGAAGTTCGCTTTGAGAGTCCTTCAGATGCCATAGCGCATGGAATAGCAGTAATCTATCAGGAGTTGAATCTCAGCGAGGATCTAACTGTTGCAGAGAACATATATCTGGGAAGAGAGAGTAGCTCCTGGTGGAATCTTAATCGCAGGAAACTCAGAAGAAGGGCCGAGGATCTTCTGAGATCACTCAACTTTCCAGTGCCTGCGGGCACGACAGTTAAGAAACTCAATGTTTCCGAAAAACAGCTTGTCGAGATCGCCAGAGCCTTGGCTTCCGATGCAAAGATAATCGTTATGGATGAACCTACTGCAACAATAACAGAGCATGAAACGGCGATACTTTTCAGACTTATGAGAGAGCTCAGAGAGAAGGGCGTTTCGATAGTCTTTATTTCTCACAGACTTGAAGAGGTTTTCGAAATAGCCGACAGGGTTACGATATTGAGAGATGGATCGTTCATATCTTCCGGTCCTACGGAAAGCTATACTGGCGATCGTTTGATAAAGGATATGGTAGGAAGAAGAATCGACGATATGTTCCCAAAAGAGAATCTTGTGACCGAAGAACCCGTTTTCATGGTTGATGGGCTTTCGGTATCTGGACATTTCGAAAATGTCTCTTTCGAAGTGAAAAGAGGCGAAATCTTCGGAATAGCGGGGCTTGTGGGTTCAGGTAAGGGAGCAGTTGCCCTTGCCATATACGGTGGCTTAAAGGCTAGTGCAAACAGGGCCGAGTTATCCAAAAGACCATATCCTATTCCCATAAGGCCGGACAGAGCACTGGCAAGAGGAGTTATTCTCATACCCGAAGATCGCAAGACACAGGGATTAGTAATGCCTTTGAGTATAACAAAAAACGTTGTGCTGCCAAATACGGAACTTGTAAGTAAGCTAGGTAGCATTAGCTGGAGAGCGAGTAAGAGACTTGCTGAAGCGATGATAAAGAGACTGACTATAAAGACACCTTCTCCAGATCAGAGGATTAATAACCTTTCTGGAGGGAATCAACAGAAGGTAGTTCTGGCAAAGGGACTCATTAAATCTCCTGAACTCGTAATCTTCGTTGAACCAACCAGGGGAATCGACGTTGGAGCAAAGGTTGAGGTTTACCGCTTGATGAATGAACTGGCGAATCAGGGTAAGGGAATCATCATGATATCTTCTGAGCTGCCAGAAGTAACCAGTATGAGCGACAGAGTGCTCGTAATGCACCGGGGTCGACAGGCAGCCATATTCGAAAGGAAGGATATTAATCAGCAGAACATCATTTCTGCGGCAATGGGAGGGCAAAGATGAAGAAAACCCTCAGCCTTTTGAGAAGGTTTCCGATCGTTGTCGGTTTTGTTGGAATTGTTCTTGTGTTCAGCTTTCTAAGCGATAGATTCTTTACCGTTTCGAATTTCATGAACGTTCTCAGACAGGTCTCTATAAACGGAATAATTGCATTTGGGATGACCTTTGTAATAATCTCTGGAGGGATAGACCTTTCAGTAGGTTCGATATTCGCTTTCTCAGCAGTAGTCGGGGCAAGTGTTATTAAGAACACTTCTCCTCTGCTTGGAATTCTGGCTGCGCTCGGAATAGGTGCTCTTATGGGTGCATTCAATGGTGTAATCATTGCCAAAATGAAACTTCAGCCCTTCATAGTAACTCTTGCCACTATGGCAATTGCCAGAAGTCTCACTCAGGCTTTCACTCAGGGAAGGC includes the following:
- a CDS encoding LacI family DNA-binding transcriptional regulator; the protein is MKSKISIREVAEKAGVSTATVSRVLNKSLYVSPELEEKVNRASQELGYVPNRLARSLRIGSSGMIGFLIPDIVNPFFSQIVKGAEDYLRVKGYFIFLVSSSGDPLKEEELLKALYSRNIEGIGAILLGELPESIKAISSHLPIVIIDNYQDWEGVSYVFSDNYDGMRKMMDYLIRAGNKSFAFLSGPVNTFSSRERLRAFEDAISEENSDCEIHFGDYTFESGREMLRRLKRIPNAIVCGNDMIAFGAMMELAEMKYDVPKTVSVTGFDDILFSRMTNPRLTTVRQDGYAMGKAAGEMLLRKISGQKTSSKVLLKTSLQIRESSNG
- a CDS encoding sugar ABC transporter ATP-binding protein produces the protein MDEFILKMEGISKSFPGVKALDSVSFDLKRGEILALIGENGAGKSTLMKILSGVYRQNEGKIILEGNEVRFESPSDAIAHGIAVIYQELNLSEDLTVAENIYLGRESSSWWNLNRRKLRRRAEDLLRSLNFPVPAGTTVKKLNVSEKQLVEIARALASDAKIIVMDEPTATITEHETAILFRLMRELREKGVSIVFISHRLEEVFEIADRVTILRDGSFISSGPTESYTGDRLIKDMVGRRIDDMFPKENLVTEEPVFMVDGLSVSGHFENVSFEVKRGEIFGIAGLVGSGKGAVALAIYGGLKASANRAELSKRPYPIPIRPDRALARGVILIPEDRKTQGLVMPLSITKNVVLPNTELVSKLGSISWRASKRLAEAMIKRLTIKTPSPDQRINNLSGGNQQKVVLAKGLIKSPELVIFVEPTRGIDVGAKVEVYRLMNELANQGKGIIMISSELPEVTSMSDRVLVMHRGRQAAIFERKDINQQNIISAAMGGQR